A genomic window from Leptolyngbya sp. BL0902 includes:
- a CDS encoding SixA phosphatase family protein, producing MTKHLILFRHGKSDWEASFNRDHDRPVAERGQRAANAMGRWLAAVNRVPDLAITSSAVRAKTTLELAMAAGQWACPAQITNDLYEATVPTVIGVIQQQPDTYHSLMLVGHEPTWSDTLTYLMGGGAVRVPTAAMACLEFEVDHWAQVAQGRGTLLWLMLPKLLNQKPLL from the coding sequence ATGACCAAACATCTGATCCTCTTTCGCCACGGCAAATCAGACTGGGAAGCTAGCTTCAACCGTGACCACGACCGTCCGGTGGCGGAACGGGGACAGCGGGCCGCAAACGCCATGGGCCGATGGCTGGCGGCGGTGAATCGGGTACCGGATTTGGCCATTACCTCCTCGGCGGTGCGGGCCAAAACCACCCTAGAACTGGCGATGGCGGCGGGACAATGGGCTTGCCCAGCGCAGATCACCAACGATTTGTATGAAGCTACGGTGCCTACGGTGATAGGGGTCATTCAGCAACAGCCAGACACCTATCACTCCCTGATGTTGGTGGGCCATGAGCCAACTTGGTCGGATACCCTCACCTACCTAATGGGGGGCGGTGCCGTGCGGGTGCCCACAGCCGCCATGGCTTGCCTAGAGTTTGAGGTAGACCACTGGGCGCAGGTTGCCCAGGGCCGTGGTACCCTGCTGTGGCTAATGCTGCCCAAACTCCTGAACCAGAAGCCGCTGCTATGA
- a CDS encoding DUF3288 family protein, protein MADTKDQQHPQYKADRDVVNQLLAGEATDYNLVELARLMIRYEGFPGARDIQTDLKKALNRWQLTEDTLFAKTRTIHQQGDVYKGLGRGREDWS, encoded by the coding sequence ATGGCCGACACCAAGGATCAACAGCACCCCCAATACAAGGCCGACCGCGACGTGGTGAATCAACTTTTGGCCGGAGAAGCCACCGATTACAATCTGGTGGAACTGGCCCGCCTGATGATTCGCTACGAGGGTTTTCCCGGCGCACGGGACATTCAAACCGACCTCAAAAAGGCCCTCAACCGCTGGCAGCTTACCGAAGACACCCTGTTTGCCAAAACCCGCACCATCCACCAGCAGGGCGATGTGTACAAGGGCTTGGGCCGAGGCCGGGAAGACTGGAGTTGA
- a CDS encoding MBL fold metallo-hydrolase — protein MSELSCVAFGAGHGGEGVCLEVNLGPRRILLDCGLSSMAPLEAARERVEQADFLLCSHAHSDHARGLLDFHRAFPQVPIYGSEVTAQLLPLNWLDRPDEVPPHLCQALPWNTPLQLTDDLTLQLWPAGHLPGAACVLLTYTTPQRPYTLFYTGDFFISNSRLVDGLPLESLRGLRPDVLLMEGSAGTARHPHRRQQENQLAQTIYDRLQGGRSVLLPVPTLGQGQELVMLLRSHHQFTGKDVTVWVDATVAAGCDHYLELLPYLPSSVQNFARHQPLFWDERVRPRIRRLAPGEMPTGSAPAIVLGYREADLSRYCQDPDHPWTVLLPEAFASHLATAVLAAPESEAGSTLAWLQTLAPDLDTGRVQLDTYLLTTHSDAVGTTQLIHNLRPQHVAFVHGSPSHLADLAGLEELQTRYQLHLPSVGKRVEFPIGDRFLQPAAPDPLFEGEITAVDDSVLLLLSDRLTADPRWRTLADTGLVQARWQGDELVIKGLTQRDLLRQVDPEDRPEQPDSCQRCRHFQGGRCRGNASPLYGMQVSPDGYCTVFVRRPGSSDLPLTTEDPDDEALA, from the coding sequence GTGAGTGAGCTATCCTGCGTTGCCTTTGGAGCAGGCCACGGTGGCGAGGGCGTGTGCCTGGAGGTAAACCTAGGGCCACGGCGGATTCTGCTGGATTGTGGCCTGTCGAGTATGGCTCCGCTGGAGGCCGCACGGGAGCGGGTGGAGCAGGCGGACTTTTTGCTGTGCAGCCACGCCCACAGCGATCATGCCCGTGGCCTGCTGGATTTTCATCGCGCCTTTCCCCAGGTGCCCATCTACGGCAGCGAAGTCACCGCCCAGTTGTTGCCCCTCAACTGGTTAGATCGGCCCGACGAGGTGCCGCCCCATCTGTGTCAGGCCTTGCCCTGGAACACGCCCCTTCAACTCACGGACGACCTGACCCTGCAACTGTGGCCAGCGGGGCATTTGCCCGGTGCCGCCTGTGTGCTGTTGACCTACACCACGCCCCAGCGGCCCTATACGCTGTTCTACACGGGCGACTTTTTTATTTCTAACTCGCGGCTGGTGGATGGGTTGCCGCTAGAGTCTCTGCGGGGGCTGCGGCCCGATGTGCTGCTGATGGAAGGCAGCGCGGGTACGGCCCGTCATCCCCATCGACGGCAGCAGGAAAATCAGCTGGCTCAGACTATTTACGACCGTCTGCAAGGGGGGCGTTCGGTGCTGTTGCCCGTGCCCACCCTCGGCCAGGGGCAGGAGTTGGTGATGCTGTTGCGGAGTCACCACCAGTTTACGGGCAAGGATGTGACGGTGTGGGTGGATGCCACAGTGGCGGCGGGCTGCGACCATTACCTGGAACTGCTGCCCTACCTGCCTAGCAGTGTGCAAAATTTTGCCCGCCACCAGCCCCTGTTTTGGGACGAACGGGTGCGGCCTCGGATTCGGCGGTTGGCCCCTGGGGAAATGCCCACCGGATCGGCCCCCGCCATTGTGCTGGGCTATCGTGAGGCCGATCTCAGCCGCTATTGCCAAGATCCCGATCACCCCTGGACGGTGCTGTTACCCGAAGCCTTTGCCTCCCACCTCGCGACGGCGGTGTTGGCCGCCCCCGAATCCGAGGCGGGGTCTACCCTGGCCTGGTTGCAAACCCTCGCCCCCGACCTCGACACAGGCCGCGTGCAGCTCGATACCTACCTGCTCACCACCCACAGCGACGCCGTCGGCACCACCCAACTGATCCACAACTTGCGGCCCCAGCATGTGGCCTTTGTCCATGGTTCCCCCAGCCACCTGGCCGACCTGGCGGGACTGGAAGAACTGCAAACCCGCTATCAGCTTCACCTGCCCTCCGTGGGAAAACGGGTGGAATTTCCCATTGGCGACCGTTTTTTGCAGCCCGCTGCCCCCGATCCGCTGTTTGAGGGGGAAATCACCGCCGTGGATGACAGCGTGCTGCTGCTGCTGTCCGACCGCCTCACCGCCGACCCCCGCTGGCGCACCCTAGCCGATACTGGCCTCGTGCAAGCCCGCTGGCAGGGCGATGAACTGGTAATTAAGGGCCTCACCCAGCGCGATCTACTGCGACAGGTCGATCCAGAGGATCGCCCCGAACAACCCGATAGCTGCCAACGCTGTCGCCACTTCCAGGGCGGACGCTGCCGAGGAAACGCCTCACCCCTGTACGGCATGCAGGTTAGCCCCGATGGCTATTGCACCGTCTTTGTCCGTCGCCCTGGGTCTTCGGATCTTCCCCTCACAACCGAGGATCCCGACGACGAAGCCTTGGCTTAG
- a CDS encoding Uma2 family endonuclease, producing MSVAIAKWTLEEYHRMIEAGLLDHRRVELLLGEIVEMAPEGEPHAYFSSEAGDYLAQKLGSRAMVRQAKPITLPNQSEPEPDIAIVQRLGREYLNHHPYPENIFWVMEYADSSWEKDFDTKSQVYAEVGIAEYWRINLKQRQLLLFRDPRSNGYASCTPIATGSLTPLAFPEVVIEIPQLID from the coding sequence ATGAGCGTTGCCATTGCCAAATGGACGTTGGAAGAGTATCACCGCATGATTGAGGCGGGATTGCTTGACCATCGCCGCGTAGAACTATTGTTAGGAGAAATTGTGGAGATGGCTCCAGAGGGTGAACCCCACGCCTACTTCAGTTCGGAAGCGGGGGATTATTTGGCGCAAAAGCTCGGCAGTCGAGCCATGGTGCGGCAGGCCAAGCCCATTACCCTGCCCAATCAATCGGAGCCTGAGCCAGATATTGCCATCGTTCAACGGTTGGGGCGCGAGTATCTCAATCACCATCCCTATCCTGAAAATATTTTTTGGGTGATGGAATACGCGGACTCTAGCTGGGAGAAGGACTTTGACACCAAAAGCCAGGTTTATGCCGAGGTGGGCATCGCTGAATATTGGCGGATCAACCTCAAACAGCGACAACTGCTTCTGTTTCGAGATCCTCGGTCAAATGGCTATGCGTCTTGTACCCCCATCGCGACAGGGAGCTTAACTCCGCTCGCTTTTCCAGAGGTGGTGATTGAGATTCCTCAGCTGATTGACTAG
- a CDS encoding DUF6883 domain-containing protein produces MLIPNSENAIVDIRKLRDYCLNLNHDDGKHKARLFIAMLGMTANNAEELRQILLEVVQRQDAQLGRQDRFGQRYTLDFNLEWHNKSATLRSGWIIEHGSTIPKLTTCYPL; encoded by the coding sequence ATGCTCATCCCAAATTCAGAAAATGCGATTGTTGATATTCGGAAGCTGCGTGACTACTGCCTGAATTTGAATCACGATGATGGAAAACATAAAGCTAGACTGTTTATCGCGATGCTTGGTATGACGGCTAATAATGCGGAGGAATTACGCCAGATTCTCCTTGAGGTTGTTCAAAGGCAGGATGCACAGTTGGGCAGACAAGATAGGTTTGGCCAACGCTACACCCTAGATTTCAACCTTGAATGGCACAATAAAAGCGCAACTTTACGAAGCGGTTGGATTATTGAGCACGGTTCAACTATTCCGAAACTGACAACCTGTTATCCTCTGTAG
- a CDS encoding DUF4160 domain-containing protein: MPPVSHPFSRGLLVVLMNYNDHAPPHVHVKYQNDYGSYRITIQSRQWMQPGKPLPPKFKRLIEAWVEAHEEALLDQWERAMRHETIEIVG, translated from the coding sequence ATGCCGCCTGTTTCCCATCCCTTTAGTCGGGGACTGCTAGTCGTACTGATGAACTACAATGACCATGCGCCGCCCCACGTCCATGTCAAATATCAAAATGACTATGGCAGCTACCGGATAACCATTCAGTCTCGGCAGTGGATGCAGCCGGGTAAACCGCTCCCTCCCAAGTTTAAGCGCCTCATTGAAGCTTGGGTCGAGGCCCACGAAGAAGCTTTATTAGACCAGTGGGAACGGGCGATGCGGCACGAAACCATTGAAATCGTAGGATAG
- the mutY gene encoding A/G-specific adenine glycosylase, with translation MADSSLDAASQSRRCRDGEAAYLTAALDVLPTVESAESAASTIDAAVEFAKHVDPGHLKPLNPAGAVSPWPGFTVPDFVVAELRSNLLDWYTQSGRQLPWRNIDSPYAIWVSEMMLQQTQVKTVLPYYERWLAQFPTVEALAAADLQTVLKAWEGLGYYARARNLHRAAQRIVAEHGGQIPQDFDAITDLPGIGRTTAGGILSSAYNLPYAILDGNVKRVLARLIALPVPPAKAMNTLWDLSDRVLDPQNPRDFNQAMMDLGATLCTRRQPDCPRCPWQKHCRAYNLNVQTEIPMTESKAPIPHKHIGVAVIWNDQGQVLIDRRKQEGLLGGLWEFPGGKIEAGETVEACIRREIQEELGIAIAVGDLLCTVTHTYSHFKVTLNVHHCTHLSGDPQPIECDEVRWVSLDQIEEYPFPKANIQIIDALKAHAQANSAAN, from the coding sequence TTGGCCGACTCGTCCCTAGATGCCGCTTCTCAGTCTCGCCGTTGCCGCGATGGGGAAGCCGCGTATCTGACGGCGGCGCTGGATGTTTTGCCGACGGTTGAATCTGCCGAGTCCGCTGCATCCACTATTGACGCTGCGGTTGAGTTTGCGAAACACGTTGACCCTGGACATTTAAAACCTTTGAACCCGGCTGGGGCTGTCTCCCCCTGGCCGGGTTTTACTGTGCCCGATTTTGTGGTGGCGGAACTGCGATCTAACCTGCTGGATTGGTACACCCAATCGGGACGACAACTGCCCTGGCGCAATATCGACAGCCCCTACGCCATCTGGGTTTCGGAGATGATGTTGCAGCAAACCCAGGTCAAAACCGTGCTGCCCTACTACGAGCGCTGGCTGGCACAATTTCCCACCGTGGAAGCTCTGGCAGCGGCGGACTTGCAAACGGTGCTAAAAGCCTGGGAAGGGTTGGGTTACTATGCCCGTGCCCGCAATCTGCACCGGGCTGCCCAGCGCATCGTGGCGGAGCATGGGGGTCAGATTCCTCAGGATTTTGACGCCATTACCGATCTTCCCGGCATTGGCCGCACCACGGCGGGGGGCATCCTTAGCTCCGCCTACAACTTGCCCTACGCGATTTTGGATGGCAATGTGAAACGGGTGCTAGCTCGCCTCATTGCCCTGCCCGTGCCCCCAGCCAAGGCGATGAATACCCTGTGGGATCTGTCTGATCGGGTGCTAGATCCCCAAAATCCCCGCGACTTTAACCAAGCCATGATGGATTTGGGGGCCACCCTCTGCACTCGCCGTCAGCCCGATTGCCCCCGCTGTCCTTGGCAGAAGCACTGTCGCGCCTATAATCTGAATGTGCAAACGGAGATTCCGATGACCGAAAGCAAAGCCCCCATTCCCCACAAACACATTGGCGTCGCGGTGATTTGGAACGACCAAGGCCAGGTGTTAATCGACCGTCGCAAACAGGAAGGGCTGCTGGGCGGATTGTGGGAATTTCCGGGCGGCAAAATTGAAGCCGGGGAAACCGTAGAAGCCTGTATCCGGCGGGAAATTCAAGAAGAACTCGGCATCGCCATTGCTGTGGGCGACCTGCTTTGCACCGTCACCCATACCTATTCCCACTTCAAAGTCACCCTCAACGTTCACCACTGCACCCACCTCAGCGGCGACCCCCAACCCATCGAATGTGACGAAGTGCGCTGGGTCAGCCTCGACCAAATTGAGGAATATCCCTTCCCCAAGGCCAATATCCAAATTATCGACGCCCTCAAGGCCCACGCCCAGGCTAATTCAGCCGCAAATTAG
- a CDS encoding DUF565 domain-containing protein, whose translation MQRTRLSILFDELGDQLSLWLINPWRRVSLVIISLLGGYFAAVALSAIAGQAAIQDVTVSLFLVLGFETVSWLVYSRRWRDPELIRKVPKPLWLDCLNSIKLGGLYALVVEAFKLGS comes from the coding sequence ATGCAACGTACTCGCCTCAGCATTCTGTTTGATGAATTGGGAGACCAGCTTAGCCTGTGGTTGATCAACCCCTGGCGGCGGGTTTCTCTGGTGATTATTAGCCTGTTGGGGGGCTACTTTGCGGCGGTTGCCCTCTCTGCCATTGCCGGACAGGCCGCCATTCAGGATGTCACGGTATCCCTCTTTTTGGTGCTGGGGTTCGAGACGGTGAGTTGGCTAGTCTATAGTCGCCGCTGGCGAGATCCCGAACTCATCCGCAAGGTGCCCAAGCCCCTCTGGCTCGACTGCCTCAATAGCATCAAACTTGGGGGACTCTATGCCCTGGTGGTTGAAGCCTTTAAGCTTGGTAGCTAA
- a CDS encoding VOC family protein: MISPHAPLHVALNVSDLAQAEAFYSGVLGLQTVERPFSFPGQWYQVGAFQIHLIMADKPYQRPQDTEKWGRHAHLALAVRDLEATAAALEQAGCPVQRSASGRAALFTQDPDGNVIELTCIVDEPEY, translated from the coding sequence ATGATTTCCCCCCACGCCCCTCTCCACGTCGCCCTCAACGTCAGCGACCTTGCCCAGGCCGAAGCCTTCTACAGCGGCGTGTTAGGGTTGCAGACCGTGGAGCGTCCTTTCTCGTTTCCAGGGCAGTGGTACCAGGTTGGCGCGTTTCAGATTCACCTCATCATGGCGGATAAGCCCTATCAGCGCCCTCAAGACACCGAAAAATGGGGTCGCCATGCCCACCTAGCCCTAGCCGTGAGGGATTTGGAGGCCACGGCAGCAGCCCTAGAACAGGCGGGTTGTCCGGTGCAGCGCAGTGCCTCTGGGCGGGCAGCCTTATTTACCCAAGATCCCGACGGCAACGTGATTGAGCTGACTTGCATTGTAGATGAGCCTGAATACTAA
- a CDS encoding alpha/beta fold hydrolase, protein MTSLPPAQVYDWKTYPCTYTHYPALGHQDAPPLLLIHPIGVGLAGWFWHRTAQTMAAAGNCPDLYVPDLLGCGHSAKPKVAYYAEDWADQLAYFLCQVVQRPVVLVVQGAALPIGLHLLAHPHTQGYIQGLALSGPPGMKLMTMPTTRRRQTLLWNLLFSGPVGVGFFRYARREAFLQSFSRRQLFATEADIDREWLDHLLTDAQDTGGRYAVYSFLAGFWRQDYTALMAAISIPTLVIFGESASGINQLSRTDPPRQRLTDYLHHIPHATGKIIPGRNVLPYESTAAFVETLQTWLTDQSWGASQ, encoded by the coding sequence ATGACCAGCCTGCCCCCCGCCCAGGTTTATGACTGGAAGACCTACCCCTGTACCTACACCCACTATCCGGCCCTGGGCCATCAGGACGCGCCACCCCTGCTGTTGATCCATCCTATCGGCGTGGGGCTGGCGGGTTGGTTTTGGCATCGCACCGCCCAGACTATGGCAGCGGCGGGAAACTGCCCCGACCTCTACGTGCCCGACCTGCTGGGCTGCGGCCACAGTGCTAAACCCAAGGTTGCCTACTACGCCGAAGACTGGGCCGATCAGTTGGCTTACTTTTTGTGCCAGGTGGTGCAGCGGCCTGTGGTGCTGGTGGTGCAGGGGGCGGCCTTGCCCATTGGCCTACATCTGCTAGCCCATCCCCACACCCAAGGCTACATTCAAGGACTGGCCCTCAGCGGCCCGCCAGGGATGAAACTGATGACGATGCCCACCACCCGCCGTCGCCAAACCCTGCTGTGGAATCTGCTGTTCAGCGGCCCGGTGGGCGTTGGGTTCTTTCGCTATGCCCGTCGCGAAGCCTTTTTGCAGTCCTTCAGCCGCCGTCAACTGTTTGCCACGGAGGCCGATATCGACCGCGAGTGGCTCGATCACCTGCTCACCGATGCCCAAGATACAGGCGGACGCTACGCCGTTTACTCCTTCCTAGCGGGCTTCTGGCGACAAGACTATACCGCCCTGATGGCCGCCATCTCTATCCCCACCCTCGTAATCTTTGGAGAATCCGCCTCCGGCATCAACCAACTCAGCCGCACCGACCCACCCCGACAGCGGTTGACAGACTACCTCCACCACATTCCCCACGCCACCGGAAAAATAATCCCCGGTCGCAACGTCCTGCCCTACGAATCCACCGCTGCCTTTGTAGAAACCCTGCAAACTTGGCTCACCGACCAGTCCTGGGGCGCTAGCCAGTGA
- a CDS encoding PIN/TRAM domain-containing protein, which translates to MLDALIVFSFILAGAGIGFYSIDLLPQQILAQVTNMEGLGTVTAVFGGLIGTGLGLVVQTSYRRLEQQIKELPPDRLLARAVGLVLGLLIANLMLAPLFLLPIPSEFGFIKPLTAVLGSVLFAVSGMNLADTHGRSLLRLVSPSTLESTLVAEGTLKPSKTKVLDTSCIIDGRIEGLLETGFLEGQLLVPQFVLQELQQVADASNDQKRGRGRRGLDVLNRIREAHPNRVLINSEDYDDIPTVDAKLVRLAQELNAALLTNDYNLNKVASFQEVQVLNINDLAQAIRPAYLPGDDIDLKILKEGKEPSQGVGYLNDGTMVVVEEGRDYIGEELEVVVTGSLQTSAGRMIFARPKTSMVTS; encoded by the coding sequence ATGCTAGACGCACTCATTGTATTCTCATTCATCCTAGCTGGCGCGGGAATTGGGTTCTACAGCATTGACCTGCTGCCCCAGCAAATTCTAGCCCAAGTCACCAATATGGAGGGGCTGGGCACCGTTACGGCGGTGTTTGGGGGCCTAATTGGCACCGGGTTGGGCCTAGTGGTGCAGACCAGCTATCGCCGCCTAGAGCAGCAAATTAAGGAACTCCCCCCCGACCGTTTGCTGGCCCGCGCTGTGGGTTTGGTGCTGGGGCTGCTGATTGCCAACCTGATGTTGGCTCCCTTGTTCTTGCTGCCAATTCCCTCAGAATTTGGCTTCATCAAACCGTTGACGGCGGTGTTGGGCAGCGTGTTGTTTGCGGTGTCTGGCATGAACCTGGCCGATACCCACGGGCGTTCCCTGCTGCGGTTGGTCAGCCCTAGCACCCTGGAATCTACCCTGGTGGCCGAGGGCACCCTGAAGCCCTCGAAAACCAAGGTGCTCGACACCAGTTGCATCATTGATGGCCGCATTGAAGGGCTATTGGAAACGGGCTTTTTAGAAGGGCAACTCCTCGTACCGCAGTTTGTGCTGCAAGAACTGCAACAGGTGGCCGATGCCTCCAACGACCAAAAGCGAGGCCGAGGCCGACGGGGGCTGGATGTGCTAAACCGCATCCGCGAGGCCCACCCCAACCGGGTGCTGATTAATTCCGAAGACTACGACGACATCCCCACCGTGGATGCCAAGCTGGTGCGGCTGGCCCAGGAACTCAATGCCGCCCTGCTCACCAACGACTACAACCTCAACAAGGTGGCCAGCTTCCAAGAGGTGCAGGTACTCAACATCAATGACCTCGCCCAGGCCATCCGCCCCGCCTACCTGCCAGGGGATGACATTGACCTGAAAATCCTCAAGGAAGGCAAGGAACCCTCCCAGGGTGTGGGTTATCTAAACGACGGCACCATGGTTGTGGTAGAAGAAGGCCGCGACTACATCGGGGAAGAACTGGAGGTTGTTGTCACCGGATCGCTACAAACCTCCGCTGGACGCATGATTTTTGCCCGTCCCAAAACCTCTATGGTTACGTCCTAG
- a CDS encoding GvpL/GvpF family gas vesicle protein yields MATRYYLYGIFPAPGPKAVSVTGLDDQPVEAWTLDGFTFLYSPACQKRYLASRYNLLAHEKVLESAMQQGFHTLLPLQFGLTVSSWEQVKEDLITPYCEMLTQLFQRLDGCREVSVKVMWDAATELEMLMTENDDLRHQRDQLEGTQLSMDQVIQIGQQIEAALQERQESIADQFRHALAPLAKDAIENDPMTDAMIFNVAYLIPWEAEPAFSRALDEVDAAFGDRLRVRYNNFTAPYNFAQLQ; encoded by the coding sequence ATGGCAACGCGATATTACCTGTACGGCATTTTTCCAGCCCCTGGCCCCAAGGCGGTTTCGGTGACGGGGTTGGATGACCAGCCCGTAGAGGCTTGGACGCTGGATGGCTTTACATTTTTGTACTCTCCGGCCTGCCAAAAGCGCTACCTAGCCAGCCGCTACAATTTGCTCGCCCACGAAAAGGTGCTGGAATCGGCCATGCAGCAAGGCTTTCATACGTTGCTGCCGCTTCAGTTTGGGCTCACGGTCAGCAGTTGGGAACAGGTGAAGGAGGACTTGATCACCCCCTACTGCGAGATGCTGACCCAGCTTTTTCAGCGCCTAGACGGCTGCCGCGAGGTGAGCGTGAAGGTGATGTGGGATGCGGCCACGGAGCTAGAGATGCTGATGACCGAAAACGACGACCTCCGCCACCAGCGCGACCAGCTAGAGGGCACCCAGCTCAGTATGGATCAGGTGATTCAAATTGGGCAGCAAATTGAGGCGGCGCTTCAGGAACGGCAAGAGAGCATTGCCGACCAGTTTCGCCACGCCCTAGCGCCCCTCGCCAAAGACGCCATCGAAAACGATCCCATGACCGACGCGATGATTTTCAACGTTGCCTACCTCATTCCCTGGGAGGCCGAACCTGCCTTTAGTCGCGCCTTGGACGAGGTGGACGCCGCCTTCGGGGATCGCCTACGGGTGCGCTACAACAACTTCACGGCCCCCTACAACTTTGCCCAGCTTCAGTAG
- a CDS encoding DUF4926 domain-containing protein: MMNNLIQLLDVVALVVDLPQYNLWRGQVGTVVEVLANGAAFEVEFSDRNGRTYESLGLPPEQIMVLHFEPVHPSDIAEMVPA, from the coding sequence ATGATGAACAACCTAATTCAGTTGCTGGATGTTGTTGCTTTGGTGGTAGATCTTCCTCAGTACAATTTGTGGCGAGGACAGGTTGGCACCGTGGTTGAAGTGCTGGCTAATGGAGCGGCTTTTGAAGTTGAATTTAGTGACCGAAATGGGCGTACCTACGAGTCCTTAGGATTGCCTCCAGAGCAAATTATGGTCTTACACTTCGAGCCTGTACACCCCAGTGATATTGCTGAAATGGTACCTGCCTAA
- the mnmA gene encoding tRNA 2-thiouridine(34) synthase MnmA, translating to MEKIVVGLSGGVDSSVAAAVLHRQGYDVVGLTLWLMKGKGQCCSEGMVDAAKLCEDMGVPHHIVDSREVFQKEIVDYLVEGYGSGITPLPCSQCNRAVKFGPMLQYAREELGCERIATGHYARILHNAETGRYELLRAVDSTKDQAYFLYDLTQDLLAACHFPLGHQTKTETRRIAAELGLHTAEKPDSQDLCLIEQHGSMQTFLDKYLAPKPGDIVDTEGRILGQHTGIHHYTIGQRKGLGIAAPNPLYVVGFDMGRNHVIVADRSDAHWPDCTVQRVNWVSIAAPQEPMPVSVQIRYRSGAVGATLIPLEGPNGWGDRVKLVFDEPQFGVTPGQAAVWFDGDRVLGGGLIEMAVSQAENPVNTAPEASVLSR from the coding sequence ATGGAAAAGATTGTGGTGGGGCTTTCGGGCGGGGTAGATAGTTCGGTGGCGGCGGCGGTGCTGCATCGGCAGGGCTATGACGTGGTGGGGCTGACCCTGTGGCTGATGAAGGGCAAGGGCCAGTGCTGCTCGGAGGGCATGGTGGATGCGGCCAAGCTCTGCGAAGACATGGGCGTTCCCCACCACATTGTGGATAGCCGCGAGGTGTTTCAGAAGGAAATCGTCGATTATTTGGTGGAAGGCTACGGCAGCGGCATCACGCCGTTGCCCTGCTCCCAGTGCAACCGGGCGGTGAAGTTTGGCCCCATGTTGCAATACGCCCGCGAAGAACTGGGCTGTGAGCGCATCGCCACGGGGCACTATGCCCGCATCCTCCACAACGCCGAAACCGGGCGCTACGAGCTGTTGCGGGCGGTGGATTCGACCAAGGATCAGGCTTACTTTTTGTATGACCTGACCCAGGATTTGCTGGCGGCCTGCCACTTTCCCCTGGGGCACCAAACCAAAACCGAAACCCGCCGCATCGCCGCCGAACTGGGCCTGCACACCGCCGAAAAGCCCGACAGCCAAGACCTCTGCCTCATTGAGCAGCACGGCTCCATGCAAACGTTTTTGGACAAATACCTCGCCCCCAAACCGGGGGATATCGTCGATACCGAGGGCCGCATTCTGGGTCAGCACACGGGCATTCACCACTACACCATCGGCCAGCGCAAGGGCCTCGGTATTGCCGCCCCCAACCCGCTCTACGTGGTGGGGTTTGATATGGGCCGCAACCACGTCATCGTCGCCGACCGCAGCGATGCCCACTGGCCCGACTGCACCGTGCAGCGGGTGAACTGGGTCTCCATTGCCGCGCCCCAGGAGCCGATGCCCGTGTCGGTGCAAATTCGCTACCGCAGCGGAGCCGTAGGGGCGACCCTAATTCCCCTCGAAGGCCCCAACGGCTGGGGAGATCGGGTGAAGCTGGTGTTTGACGAACCCCAATTTGGCGTCACCCCTGGGCAAGCGGCGGTGTGGTTTGATGGCGACCGGGTGCTGGGCGGCGGGCTCATTGAAATGGCCGTTAGTCAGGCGGAAAACCCGGTTAACACAGCCCCCGAAGCCAGTGTCCTGAGTCGCTAG